In a genomic window of Rhododendron vialii isolate Sample 1 chromosome 12a, ASM3025357v1:
- the LOC131311202 gene encoding polygalacturonase-1 non-catalytic subunit beta-like: MLKRNHMSPLLLYYLSFFFYLLSSSSPLNVGAAAAAVTAANPFTPKASLIRYWKIQISNDLPKPWFLLNKASPLTAVEYATFTKLANDQNALANQLQSFCSSADLLCFPDLAQTQEKHGNNVDFKAYTNRNFTNYGTDRLGGADSFRNYSDGENLPVDSFRRYSRDSVGHGDRFANYAPDTNVADQEFATYGVAATGGTGKFSNYADNINVPNLKFTSYSDNANGREQGFASYSDGSNAGDQSFAGYGKNGNGAVNGFNSYGKSANVIGSNFNGYGQSANGANDSFKSYGSDGNVPENVFKNYGGGGNAAVDTFANYRDQSNVGDDSFTSYEKNSNAAKVNFVNYGKSFNEGTDKFTGYGKGASGHSIGFKTYGVNNTFKDYAKTGVSFSQYVNASITSSMGMMMGGKAVNKWVEPGKFFREGMLKTGTIMPMPDIKDKMPKRSFLPRVISSKLPFSTSKIMEMKKIFHAGENSSMASMLAAAVGECERAPSAGETKRCVGSVEDMIDFSISVLGRNVVVRTTENTEGSKKDIMIGKVSGINGGKVTKSVSCHQSLFPYLLYYCHSVPKVRVYEADILDPKTKAKINHGVAICHVDTSSWSAGHGAFMALGSGPGKIEVCHWIFENDMTWAIAD, translated from the exons ATGCTGAAACGCAACCACATGAGTCCTCTACTCCTTTACTACTtatccttcttcttctacttactctcctcctcctcccctctcAAT GTGGgtgctgccgccgccgccgtcacCGCCGCTAACCCGTTCACGCCAAAAGCGTCCCTAATCCGTTACTGGAAGATACAGATCTCCAACGACCTGCCCAAACCCTGGTTCCTCCTCAACAAGGCCTCCCCACTCACCGCCGTGGAATACGCGACTTTTACGAAACTCGCCAATGACCAAAACGCCCTTGCCAACCAACTCCAGTCCTTCTGCTCGTCGGCCGACTTGCTCTGCTTTCCGGATTTGGCCCAGACCCAGGAAAAACACGGCAACAACGTCGACTTCAAAGCCTACACGAACAGGAACTTCACCAACTACGGCACCGACCGGCTGGGCGGGGCCGACTCGTTCCGGAACTACTCCGATGGGGAGAACCTCCCCGTCGACTCGTTCCGGCGCTACAGCCGCGACTCCGTCGGCCACGGCGACAG GTTCGCCAACTACGCGCCCGACACGAACGTGGCCGACCAGGAGTTCGCCACGTACGGCGTTGCCGCCACCGGCGGCACCGGCAAATTCAGCAACTACGCCGACAACATCAACGTCCCCAACCTCAAGTTCACCTCCTACAGCGACAACGCCAACGGGCGCGAGCAGGGGTTCGCGTCCTACAGCGATGGCTCGAACGCCGGCGACCAGTCGTTCGCCGGCTACGGGAAAAACGGAAACGGCGCCGTCAACGGATTCAACAGCTACGGGAAGAGCGCTAACGTTATTGGTTCAAACTTCAACGGGTACGGCCAGTCGGCCAACGGAGCCAACGACTCGTTCAAGTCCTACGGATCCGACGGGAACGTGCCGGAGAACGTTTTCAAGAACTACGGCGGCGGCGGAAACGCCGCCGTCGACACCTTCGCCAATTACAGAGACCAGTCGAACGTCGGCGACGACTCGTTCACGTCGTACGAGAAGAATTCGAACGCGGCCAAGGTCAATTTCGTCAATTACGGAAAATCGTTCAACGAGGGCACGGATAAGTTCACCGGGTACGGTAAGGGCGCGTCGGGTCACTCAATTGGGTTCAAAACCTACGGGGTTAATAACACCTTCAAGGATTACGCCAAAACCGGCGTTTCCTTCTCTCAATACGTAAACGCATCTATCACTTCTTCAATGGGGATGATGATGGGTGGCAAAGCTGTGAATAAGTGGGTGGAGCCGGGCAAGTTCTTTAGGGAGGGGATGCTGAAGACGGGGACTATTATGCCAATGCCGGATATCAAGGATAAAATGCCGAAAAGGTCGTTTTTACCCCGGGTGATCTCGTCGAAATTACCGTTTTCAACATCGAAGATCATGGAGATGAAAAAAATCTTTCATGCCGGGGAAAACTCGAGCATGGCGAGCATGCTTGCGGCGGCGGTGGGCGAGTGCGAGAGGGCGCCGAGTGCGGGTGAGACCAAGCGGTGCGTAGGGTCTGTGGAGGACATGATCGATTTCTCGATCTCGGTATTGGGACGTAACGTTGTGGTTCGAACCACGGAGAACACAGAGGGGTCAAAGAAAGACATTATGATTGGAAAAGTCAGTGGAATCAACGGCGGAAAGGTCACAAAGTCTGTTTCGTGCCACCAGAGTTTGTTCCCGTACTTGCTGTATTACTGCCACTCGGTTCCTAAAGTTCGAGTATATGAAGCGGATATATTGGACCCGAAAACCAAAGCCAAGATCAATCACGGAGTTGCCATCTGTCACGTGGATACGTCGTCGTGGAGCGCGGGTCATGGAGCTTTTATGGCTTTGGGTTCAGGTCCGGGTAAAATTGAAGTGTGTCACTGGATTTTCGAGAACGATATGACCTGGGCTATCGCTGATTGA